One window of Candidatus Nitrospira kreftii genomic DNA carries:
- a CDS encoding Regulatory protein AtoC: MENVIAKKRVLLIDDEARVRTSLKMVLEPLYDILQAGDGHEGLDVFRKEEPDLVLLDVILPGTDGLAVLQTLRMEGKVTPVIMLTGTKSVKTAVDAMKLGASDYLAKPFDVDELRIVIDRTLNSSELEREVKQLRAQVVQRYAFHNLIGKSEGMQEIYSKIEQVADSRTTVLITGESGTGKELVAKALHYNSARRDRPFIALNCAALPETLIESELFGHEKGSFTDATARRVGQFELAHTGTLFLDEIGDLSAVTQAKLLRVIQEREFTRIGGVQSIKVDVRIVAATNKNLDELVRKGQFREDLYYRINVIALFLPPLRERSEDIPLLAKHFLEKRLEEGRRSRIEFGKEAMELLTRYSWPGNVRELENFVEQAFIWSQHATEITPEHLPASIKSDSRSTSLRDDTLAGRMSLEKAVMEFEREIILDALKRTNYVQTHAANLLGISRRMLKYRMDTLGIGRPDSSPPSEPDTLVQE, encoded by the coding sequence GTGGAGAATGTGATCGCAAAAAAGCGAGTCTTGTTGATCGACGATGAGGCACGAGTTCGAACCTCGCTTAAAATGGTTCTAGAACCGCTCTACGACATTCTCCAGGCCGGTGATGGGCATGAGGGGCTCGACGTCTTTCGAAAGGAAGAGCCGGACCTGGTTCTTCTCGACGTCATCCTTCCAGGAACCGACGGCCTGGCCGTGCTTCAAACGCTCCGCATGGAAGGGAAAGTCACCCCGGTTATCATGCTGACTGGCACCAAATCGGTGAAGACCGCTGTGGATGCCATGAAACTGGGCGCATCTGACTACCTTGCAAAACCGTTTGATGTCGACGAGCTTCGAATCGTCATTGATCGCACCTTGAACTCGTCTGAACTCGAGCGAGAGGTCAAACAGCTCCGGGCACAGGTCGTCCAGCGATACGCCTTCCATAATCTGATCGGAAAAAGCGAGGGCATGCAGGAGATCTACTCAAAAATCGAACAGGTGGCTGACAGTCGAACCACGGTGCTCATTACCGGAGAAAGCGGCACAGGTAAAGAACTGGTTGCCAAGGCTCTGCATTATAACAGCGCACGGCGGGATCGTCCTTTTATTGCGCTGAACTGTGCGGCGCTCCCTGAAACCTTGATCGAAAGTGAATTGTTTGGCCATGAAAAGGGCTCTTTTACGGACGCCACTGCGAGACGTGTCGGACAGTTCGAATTGGCACACACCGGAACATTGTTCCTCGACGAGATCGGCGATTTGAGCGCAGTCACGCAGGCAAAACTTCTGCGCGTCATCCAAGAGCGGGAATTTACAAGAATCGGCGGTGTTCAGTCGATCAAAGTTGATGTTCGCATAGTCGCGGCAACTAATAAGAATCTTGACGAATTGGTTCGCAAAGGGCAATTCCGAGAAGATCTTTACTATCGGATCAACGTGATTGCGCTCTTTCTTCCTCCTCTTCGAGAACGGAGTGAAGATATCCCCCTGCTTGCCAAGCACTTTCTTGAAAAACGGCTGGAAGAGGGACGACGCTCCCGCATCGAATTCGGGAAGGAGGCAATGGAACTTTTAACTCGATACTCCTGGCCGGGAAATGTTCGCGAGCTGGAAAACTTCGTCGAGCAAGCGTTTATCTGGTCCCAACATGCCACAGAAATCACTCCTGAACACTTACCTGCGTCGATCAAGAGCGACTCTCGGTCAACATCCCTTCGAGACGATACTCTCGCAGGGCGTATGTCGCTTGAAAAAGCCGTGATGGAGTTCGAACGGGAAATTATTCTTGACGCCCTCAAACGAACCAATTACGTCCAGACACATGCCGCAAATCTACTTGGCATCAGCCGGCGGATGTTGAAATATCGTATGGACACGCTGGGTATCGGTCGTCCGGATAGCTCTCCCCCTTCGGAACCAGATACTTTAGTGCAGGAATGA
- a CDS encoding hypothetical protein (conserved protein of unknown function) encodes MTSVQTVPQPTVLVIDDEAGPRDALKVILRPFFNIRSAENAQSALDVLRHEPIDIITLDQRLPDRHGLDLLHEIKHDHPDVEVVIVTGYGSLKSAMESIRQGATGYLLKPFNVNELITLTQQTMDKKRRLDFLRRSLRATPELWGLGEGHARSWDTLKSEYFTLYLSARGNSVLPQEEMSLVPLLSDMLEATDRHLLNHSSRVSFYATLMAGRLDLTLAQQKSLAMGAFLHDIGKTSFPAYRFSEDQIILSGEPVVCREHCERGARASITLGLSKEVHDIIAYHHERWNGQGYPHGVSGADIPVLARIVGIAQAFDHLTADAPGRSCLSTETAIQQITLHSGTHFDPQLLEIFLNVVKDSAASLPMTAVVPAA; translated from the coding sequence ATGACCTCTGTACAGACAGTCCCACAACCTACTGTACTAGTAATTGATGATGAAGCAGGCCCCCGTGATGCCCTGAAGGTTATTCTTCGTCCATTTTTCAACATTCGTTCTGCAGAAAACGCTCAGTCTGCGCTGGATGTTCTTCGTCACGAACCCATCGACATCATTACACTCGACCAGAGACTTCCAGATCGCCACGGGTTGGACCTTCTCCACGAGATCAAACATGATCATCCGGATGTGGAAGTTGTCATTGTCACAGGATATGGCAGTTTAAAATCCGCCATGGAAAGTATTCGACAGGGGGCCACAGGGTATTTGTTGAAACCATTCAACGTGAACGAGCTTATCACTCTGACTCAGCAGACGATGGATAAAAAGCGCCGGCTTGATTTTCTTCGCCGGAGCCTTCGCGCTACACCTGAACTATGGGGATTGGGAGAAGGACACGCACGCTCCTGGGACACTCTGAAATCAGAATATTTTACTCTCTACCTCAGTGCGCGAGGCAATTCCGTTTTGCCGCAGGAAGAGATGTCTCTCGTCCCTCTCTTATCGGATATGTTGGAAGCCACAGACCGTCACCTACTCAATCACTCGAGTCGGGTGAGTTTCTACGCTACATTGATGGCTGGCCGACTGGATCTTACCCTCGCTCAGCAGAAATCACTGGCTATGGGGGCTTTTCTTCATGATATAGGAAAAACGAGTTTCCCGGCATATCGATTTTCAGAGGACCAGATCATCCTGTCAGGCGAACCAGTCGTCTGCCGGGAACATTGCGAGAGAGGTGCTCGAGCATCGATCACCCTAGGGTTATCAAAAGAGGTGCATGACATCATTGCATACCATCATGAGCGATGGAACGGGCAAGGCTATCCTCATGGAGTTTCGGGTGCCGATATTCCGGTGTTAGCCCGCATTGTCGGTATCGCTCAAGCTTTTGACCATCTGACGGCAGATGCTCCTGGGCGGTCTTGTCTGTCCACAGAAACTGCAATCCAGCAGATCACGCTCCACTCCGGTACCCATTTCGACCCGCAACTACTCGAAATATTCCTCAATGTCGTAAAAGATTCAGCCGCTTCTCTTCCCATGACGGCCGTCGTTCCCGCCGCGTGA
- a CDS encoding DNA repair protein RecN, whose translation MLTELRITNFAVIESLSLTLDSGFTVLTGETGAGKSLLIDAVTLLVGGRASSEQIRFGEDEAHLEASFEIPLSHPILDKLKAQEILGPEDSHLVIRRIIARSGRNRVYLNGILTPVHVLEEFAGTLIDIHGQHDQQSLLSSVAQLEVLDAFGQIRELRDQYRAIHQAWLGSRHARAEVETAMQHRAQREDLLKFQRQELEEAGCRIGEEEALQAERQRLGSSGRLAELVSEVQERIHDDGQGVLTHLVVAERLLGELAQIDPAMEATTRLASEAKVLLREVADSLRSYAERVDADPGRLSAVEDRLAVIQKMKKKYGGTIDAVLTTYTRVQEEQERLSQVEAQLADYDRLIQEQQQHVSELGRRLSHQRKEAAKRLTKLVSKELDALKMGSVQFMVQVVPNEQNDVYGSDGIDRVEFLLAANAGEPLKPMSRVASGGEISRLMLALKSVVANVDHVPVVIFDEIDTGVGGAVAATIGKRLRALGQYHQVLCITHLPQVASQAHHHFCVEKSEAKGRTVTTVRSLSGINREGEIARMLGGERVTPKTRATAAELIAGAHE comes from the coding sequence ATGCTCACTGAGCTGCGAATCACCAATTTTGCCGTGATTGAGAGCCTGAGTCTGACGCTCGACTCAGGCTTTACCGTGTTGACCGGAGAGACCGGGGCCGGTAAGTCTCTGTTGATCGATGCCGTCACGCTCCTGGTTGGTGGCCGAGCCTCAAGTGAGCAAATTCGATTCGGCGAAGACGAAGCACACCTCGAAGCATCGTTTGAAATACCGCTTTCACATCCTATCCTTGATAAGTTGAAAGCCCAGGAGATTCTTGGTCCTGAGGACTCTCATCTCGTCATCAGACGGATCATCGCCCGATCGGGAAGAAATAGAGTCTATTTGAATGGGATACTGACCCCGGTCCATGTACTGGAGGAGTTTGCTGGTACCTTGATCGATATTCATGGTCAGCACGACCAACAGTCTCTCTTGTCCAGCGTGGCTCAGCTTGAGGTGTTGGATGCGTTTGGACAAATCCGTGAGTTGCGCGACCAGTACCGAGCTATTCATCAAGCGTGGCTCGGCTCACGCCACGCGCGTGCAGAAGTCGAGACAGCCATGCAGCACCGCGCGCAGCGAGAAGATCTCTTAAAATTTCAGCGACAGGAGTTGGAGGAAGCTGGTTGTCGCATCGGCGAAGAAGAGGCGCTGCAGGCGGAGCGACAACGCTTGGGGTCCTCGGGCCGCCTGGCTGAACTGGTGTCCGAAGTGCAGGAGCGAATTCACGATGACGGCCAAGGTGTGTTGACACACCTTGTGGTCGCAGAGCGCTTATTGGGTGAACTGGCTCAGATCGACCCAGCAATGGAAGCAACGACCCGCCTCGCATCCGAGGCGAAGGTTCTCTTGAGGGAAGTTGCCGACTCTCTTCGTAGCTACGCGGAACGTGTGGATGCTGATCCTGGACGGTTAAGCGCTGTGGAGGATCGTTTGGCCGTCATTCAAAAGATGAAGAAAAAATACGGAGGGACTATCGACGCTGTTTTGACGACCTACACTCGGGTCCAGGAGGAGCAGGAACGGCTTTCTCAAGTCGAAGCCCAACTTGCTGACTATGATCGTCTCATTCAAGAACAGCAACAACACGTGTCTGAGTTAGGACGTCGACTCTCCCACCAGCGAAAAGAGGCTGCTAAGCGGTTAACGAAGTTGGTGAGCAAAGAATTGGATGCGCTGAAAATGGGATCGGTGCAGTTTATGGTTCAGGTTGTGCCAAACGAGCAGAACGACGTCTATGGCTCAGACGGGATTGATCGTGTCGAGTTTCTTTTGGCCGCCAATGCCGGCGAACCCTTGAAACCGATGTCGCGGGTGGCATCCGGTGGAGAAATCTCTCGCCTCATGCTCGCACTCAAGTCCGTGGTCGCCAATGTTGATCATGTTCCGGTCGTCATTTTTGATGAGATTGATACAGGGGTTGGTGGCGCCGTTGCCGCGACGATTGGAAAACGCTTACGGGCGTTGGGGCAGTATCACCAAGTGCTCTGTATTACTCATCTCCCGCAAGTCGCTTCCCAAGCCCACCATCACTTCTGCGTCGAAAAGTCGGAAGCGAAAGGACGCACGGTGACGACGGTACGTTCGCTAAGCGGGATCAATCGGGAGGGGGAGATTGCCCGAATGCTTGGTGGAGAGCGAGTGACCCCAAAGACCCGGGCGACAGCGGCGGAGTTAATTGCGGGAGCACACGAATAG
- a CDS encoding thioredoxin 1: MGGDALKVEDSTWDAEVMKASELVMVDFWAVWCGPCQMVAPIVDELATEYAGKLKVRKLNTDENPEVAGRYQVMSIPTILFFKNGQPVEKLVGARPKRQFKEMIDSLLAQHAGTA, from the coding sequence GTGGGTGGTGATGCCTTGAAAGTTGAAGACTCGACCTGGGATGCTGAAGTCATGAAAGCCTCCGAACTCGTCATGGTCGATTTTTGGGCCGTGTGGTGTGGACCTTGTCAAATGGTTGCTCCGATCGTTGATGAATTGGCCACGGAGTATGCCGGAAAGCTTAAAGTGCGCAAGCTCAACACTGACGAGAATCCCGAAGTCGCAGGCCGGTATCAGGTGATGAGTATCCCGACTATTCTGTTTTTTAAGAATGGCCAACCGGTTGAAAAGCTGGTGGGCGCGAGACCGAAACGTCAATTCAAAGAAATGATCGACTCACTGCTGGCTCAACATGCGGGGACTGCCTAG
- a CDS encoding hypothetical protein (conserved exported protein of unknown function) — protein MADPPAWIFRWSLLVVLLALSPCPASAADNRSGVGASSSGSDPLDVTAERLDYRQDQDVYDATGSVVIRQGTLTLTADHVTIQVLPGILTAVGHVHLTDPQADVTAERMQINVNTEAGIATHAELYLPSTNTLVSGRLLQRFSEYHYRVKEGSFTNCDAQGGEVPAWRFRFKDLDMGVGDTLASKGGWFCLLDVPMIPLPTFSYPLTKRQTGFLIPTVTYDNRFGFHMQGSFFWAINPSQDLTVSPKYYSDLGYGSDFQYRYVLDRRSRGKWDLSFLQQTQLPNVSGVGETGAHAEKTRATLTGSHTQFITDTLLLRTKANLVTDPNFFQQLSNSGVLRALPSTESNLIATQRLPYGNLYLLGLYLQPLQAGGKDTFQRLPEAGYELPYTSLFKSPILFGMEGHHVNFYRDQGFTLNRINVVPGIETEVIHLGHMIGIRPQAKFREVYYTRGAQSEEGQHRETFWVGVEAMSKLTRRFALADGGAVLHTLEPSVMYEYVPSTNQSTLPLIDQVDDLPKKNLMTYMLRSRVLEQDKLTAFNWLDLTVAQSYHVGEVQTRARDFTPGALPFLGSLTQPLQPATVAIQGRKFSDIWMRAVIGNNLPPRVGVSQLDAPIFGRAAQAWALRPPINRYLTVDAFFDPYQPGVSQFNTDLRFQEGTNWYFEVGQRYTRDGNRVRRGDIWNPISFNEVFAPTKEIQFATMGGAFRTPWGWTFGAKAYYDVKNGRSPELDAVALYQNPCKCWSIGFYYLKFPDREQYSAMLSLTGIGWTDSAGTALMRTLLSPLLWGERGLPWAVPGGPYGLPPQASEAEEGSVGNPGRR, from the coding sequence ATGGCGGATCCTCCCGCGTGGATCTTCCGGTGGTCCCTTCTCGTTGTTCTCCTCGCGCTCTCACCGTGCCCTGCGTCAGCCGCGGACAACCGATCCGGAGTGGGCGCTTCATCTTCCGGGTCCGATCCTCTCGATGTCACGGCAGAGCGTCTCGATTACCGTCAAGATCAGGACGTCTATGACGCCACTGGATCCGTCGTGATCCGGCAAGGCACGCTTACGTTGACTGCCGACCATGTCACCATCCAGGTGCTTCCTGGGATTCTGACGGCTGTCGGCCACGTGCATTTAACGGATCCCCAGGCCGATGTGACTGCGGAACGGATGCAAATCAACGTGAATACTGAAGCTGGTATTGCCACGCATGCGGAACTGTACCTTCCGTCGACGAACACGTTGGTCTCCGGTCGTCTGCTGCAAAGATTTTCCGAATACCATTATCGTGTGAAGGAAGGCAGTTTTACGAACTGCGATGCGCAAGGAGGAGAAGTGCCGGCGTGGCGATTCCGATTTAAAGATCTCGATATGGGAGTCGGAGACACCTTAGCATCAAAAGGGGGTTGGTTCTGTCTGTTGGATGTGCCGATGATTCCGTTACCGACGTTTTCCTATCCACTCACCAAACGACAGACCGGATTTCTGATTCCGACGGTCACCTACGACAATCGTTTTGGGTTTCACATGCAAGGAAGTTTTTTTTGGGCTATCAATCCGAGCCAAGACCTGACGGTCTCACCGAAGTATTACAGTGATTTAGGGTATGGGTCGGATTTCCAATATCGGTACGTTTTGGACCGACGATCCCGCGGAAAATGGGATCTGAGCTTTTTGCAACAGACGCAGCTTCCCAATGTCTCCGGGGTGGGTGAGACCGGGGCGCATGCCGAAAAGACTCGAGCTACACTCACGGGAAGCCACACGCAATTTATCACGGATACGCTCTTGCTCAGGACCAAAGCGAACCTAGTGACGGACCCCAACTTTTTTCAGCAGTTGAGCAATTCCGGTGTTCTGCGAGCGCTACCCAGTACCGAATCCAATCTGATAGCCACGCAGCGATTACCCTATGGCAATCTGTATCTCTTGGGCCTCTATCTACAACCCTTACAAGCCGGAGGGAAGGATACATTCCAACGTCTGCCGGAAGCCGGTTATGAGCTCCCGTATACGTCCTTGTTCAAGTCGCCCATCTTATTTGGGATGGAGGGGCACCACGTCAATTTTTATCGAGATCAGGGATTTACGCTCAATCGGATTAATGTGGTGCCGGGTATTGAGACGGAGGTCATTCATCTTGGACACATGATCGGGATCCGGCCCCAAGCAAAATTTCGAGAAGTCTACTACACACGAGGCGCGCAGTCGGAAGAGGGACAGCATCGAGAGACTTTTTGGGTGGGTGTGGAAGCGATGTCGAAATTGACACGGCGCTTTGCGCTCGCTGACGGCGGAGCTGTTCTCCACACCCTGGAACCTTCGGTCATGTATGAGTATGTACCGTCGACGAATCAATCCACCTTGCCTCTCATCGACCAGGTTGATGATCTGCCGAAGAAAAACCTCATGACCTACATGCTGCGCAGCCGCGTGCTGGAGCAGGATAAACTCACGGCTTTCAACTGGCTTGATCTGACGGTGGCTCAAAGCTATCACGTGGGTGAGGTGCAAACGAGGGCTAGAGATTTTACGCCTGGGGCACTTCCCTTTCTGGGGTCATTGACCCAGCCACTCCAGCCGGCCACCGTGGCCATACAAGGAAGAAAGTTTTCTGATATCTGGATGCGGGCCGTGATCGGGAACAATCTTCCTCCACGAGTTGGAGTTTCGCAGTTGGATGCCCCCATATTTGGGAGAGCCGCGCAGGCGTGGGCGTTGCGACCGCCCATCAATCGGTATCTGACTGTCGATGCCTTCTTCGATCCATATCAGCCCGGAGTCAGTCAGTTCAATACCGACCTTCGGTTTCAGGAGGGAACCAACTGGTACTTTGAAGTCGGCCAACGGTACACGAGAGACGGCAATCGAGTGCGGAGAGGAGATATTTGGAATCCCATCTCATTCAATGAGGTCTTTGCTCCGACGAAAGAGATTCAGTTTGCCACGATGGGCGGCGCGTTCCGAACTCCATGGGGTTGGACGTTCGGAGCCAAGGCCTATTACGACGTGAAAAACGGCCGAAGTCCTGAATTGGATGCGGTTGCGCTGTATCAGAATCCATGCAAGTGTTGGTCGATCGGATTCTACTACTTGAAGTTTCCCGATCGAGAGCAGTACAGCGCCATGCTCAGTCTCACGGGGATCGGTTGGACCGACAGCGCAGGCACGGCCCTCATGCGAACGTTGTTGAGTCCCTTACTGTGGGGCGAGCGTGGTCTCCCCTGGGCCGTACCAGGAGGACCTTATGGTCTTCCTCCTCAAGCTTCGGAAGCAGAGGAGGGCTCGGTCGGAAATCCGGGTCGGCGATGA
- a CDS encoding hypothetical protein (conserved protein of unknown function) translates to MSYSLAIDYLYGLQQHGIKLGLETIHLLLEQVGHPQRALRVLHIGGTNGKGSTAAMAAAMLQHSGKRVGLYTSPHLVEFRERIRVNGCMITEEQVAKLVSRVRATLGHDLQPTFFEMTTAIAFLHFAESNVDVAVIEVGLGGRFDATNVVPQPLACAITTIGLDHQEHLGKTEEAIAFEKGGIIKPHVPIVIGRMGTQAGGVLRRIATELSAPLWQLGHDFHIEAQGSQRFLYRGASQVVDDLLCGLAGRHQWDNAACALALLEAADRVGIHTSAPAARDGLRTVSWEGRLESIEEHPKVLLDGAHNPPAAKVLSQYLQEYASSHPTSRIMLVWGMMRDKDHREFITPLLPLVSEIVLTQTALARSATVDELRLALDTWPGPVSEAVFPMDALTLAKGRCTPHDLICIAGSLMLVGEVKAAVRGCGLSPIRG, encoded by the coding sequence ATGAGCTATTCCCTCGCCATTGACTACCTTTACGGACTTCAACAGCACGGCATCAAGCTGGGTTTGGAGACGATCCACCTCCTGTTGGAGCAGGTCGGCCATCCCCAACGCGCACTCCGCGTGCTGCATATCGGCGGCACCAACGGCAAGGGATCGACTGCGGCGATGGCTGCAGCTATGCTCCAGCACTCCGGCAAACGTGTCGGACTGTACACCTCACCTCATCTCGTCGAGTTTCGAGAGCGCATTCGCGTGAATGGATGCATGATCACGGAGGAGCAAGTCGCAAAGCTGGTCTCGCGCGTTCGAGCCACCCTCGGCCATGATCTCCAGCCGACATTTTTTGAAATGACGACGGCCATCGCGTTTCTCCATTTTGCGGAATCGAACGTCGATGTCGCCGTGATAGAGGTCGGGTTGGGTGGACGGTTTGACGCGACCAACGTTGTGCCACAACCACTCGCCTGTGCGATTACGACGATTGGGTTGGATCACCAGGAGCATTTGGGGAAGACGGAGGAGGCGATCGCCTTTGAAAAAGGAGGGATCATCAAACCCCATGTACCGATCGTGATTGGACGAATGGGGACCCAAGCGGGTGGAGTGCTGCGCCGAATCGCAACCGAGTTGTCGGCGCCACTGTGGCAGCTCGGTCACGATTTTCATATCGAAGCGCAGGGCTCACAACGATTTCTGTATCGAGGAGCGAGCCAAGTGGTGGATGATCTGCTGTGTGGTCTCGCAGGACGCCACCAGTGGGACAATGCTGCTTGTGCACTGGCGCTTCTTGAGGCTGCCGATCGTGTTGGAATCCATACGAGCGCGCCGGCTGCGCGTGATGGCTTGCGGACGGTGTCATGGGAAGGTCGCCTGGAATCAATTGAAGAACATCCGAAAGTCCTCCTTGATGGTGCGCACAATCCTCCTGCTGCGAAGGTGCTTTCACAGTATCTTCAGGAATATGCCTCGTCTCACCCCACCTCTCGAATTATGCTCGTGTGGGGCATGATGCGGGATAAGGATCACCGGGAGTTCATCACACCGCTGCTCCCACTCGTCTCGGAGATCGTCTTGACTCAAACTGCGCTTGCACGGTCTGCGACCGTCGATGAACTTCGTCTCGCACTGGATACCTGGCCGGGTCCGGTGTCGGAAGCCGTCTTTCCCATGGATGCGTTGACGCTGGCCAAAGGCAGATGCACTCCACATGATCTCATCTGCATTGCCGGATCGCTCATGCTCGTAGGGGAGGTCAAAGCGGCCGTACGTGGCTGTGGCCTATCACCGATTCGTGGTTAA
- a CDS encoding acetyl-CoA carboxylase, beta (carboxyltransferase) subunit translates to MAWFKKDKPIASTPPPRSKGSEGMWLKCNHCREIVYRKEVDRNNKVCPKCEYHFPISVTERIGLLIDLGTFKEWDAQLEAQDPLTFHDTKPYRERLKAHQEKTGRKDALVIGEGLVNGRRVVLCVFDFSFMGGSMGSVVGEKLCRAIDRALELTLPVILVTASGGARMQEGILSLMQMAKTSSAVAKLGEAKLPFISILSDPTFGGVTASVAMLGDVIIAEPKALIGFAGPRVIEQTIKQQLPDQFQRAEFLLEHGMIDMIVERKRLKETVGTLVAHF, encoded by the coding sequence ATGGCATGGTTTAAGAAAGACAAACCGATTGCATCCACTCCACCGCCGCGCTCGAAAGGCAGTGAAGGGATGTGGCTGAAATGTAACCACTGTCGCGAAATCGTCTATCGGAAAGAAGTCGATCGAAACAACAAAGTATGTCCGAAATGCGAGTATCACTTCCCCATCTCGGTCACAGAGCGAATCGGATTACTGATTGATCTTGGCACGTTCAAAGAGTGGGATGCTCAGTTGGAAGCGCAGGATCCCCTGACCTTTCACGACACCAAGCCCTATCGAGAGCGACTGAAAGCGCATCAAGAAAAAACAGGCCGCAAAGATGCGCTCGTGATCGGTGAAGGCCTGGTCAATGGCCGTCGTGTGGTGCTCTGTGTGTTCGACTTCAGTTTTATGGGCGGGAGTATGGGGTCCGTGGTCGGTGAAAAACTCTGTCGCGCGATCGATCGGGCGTTAGAACTGACATTGCCGGTCATTTTGGTGACCGCTTCCGGGGGCGCCCGTATGCAGGAAGGCATTCTTTCGCTGATGCAGATGGCTAAAACTTCTTCGGCGGTCGCGAAACTTGGTGAAGCCAAACTGCCGTTTATTTCTATCCTCTCCGATCCAACATTCGGCGGCGTGACGGCGAGTGTGGCAATGTTGGGTGATGTCATCATCGCCGAACCGAAGGCACTCATAGGATTTGCCGGGCCTCGGGTGATCGAACAAACGATCAAGCAACAATTGCCGGACCAGTTCCAGCGGGCGGAATTTCTCCTCGAACACGGCATGATCGACATGATCGTTGAGCGGAAGCGTCTCAAGGAGACGGTCGGCACCCTCGTGGCTCACTTTTAG
- a CDS encoding hypothetical protein (conserved membrane protein of unknown function) yields the protein MAPETELLTLLGVGFLLGLRHALDSDHLAAVSTVLAERPSFLASGAVGLWWGIGHTLTLLLVGSMVLAWGIRIPDEFEFMAESGVAVLLLVLGGTLAVRLYRERWHVHSHHHDGAPHVHFHSHQRQEDHRHRHWMAQSIRPLCIGMVHGLAGSAALMLVILASTKEVGAGLLSILIFGVGSIVGMMLIGLTISVPVMYSRSISQRLFIAVQGISSFASVLVGVWMLVKLTLFAGAS from the coding sequence ATGGCGCCGGAAACTGAATTGTTGACTCTCCTGGGAGTCGGTTTTCTTCTCGGACTTCGGCATGCCTTGGACAGTGATCACCTCGCAGCCGTTTCGACCGTGCTGGCCGAACGACCCTCGTTTCTTGCATCAGGTGCGGTCGGTCTCTGGTGGGGAATCGGTCATACCCTGACCTTGTTGCTCGTCGGGTCGATGGTGCTGGCCTGGGGGATTCGGATTCCTGATGAATTTGAGTTTATGGCTGAGTCCGGGGTGGCCGTTCTGTTGCTCGTGCTCGGCGGGACACTCGCCGTAAGGTTGTACCGTGAACGATGGCATGTGCACAGCCACCATCACGATGGCGCCCCGCATGTTCACTTTCACAGCCACCAGCGACAGGAAGATCATCGACATCGGCATTGGATGGCCCAGTCGATCCGCCCGCTGTGTATCGGTATGGTGCACGGCCTCGCCGGCTCAGCGGCACTGATGTTGGTGATTCTGGCATCGACGAAGGAGGTCGGGGCCGGGCTGTTATCGATCCTCATTTTCGGTGTCGGCTCGATCGTCGGGATGATGCTGATCGGGCTCACCATCAGTGTCCCCGTCATGTATTCTCGCTCAATCAGCCAGCGGCTCTTTATCGCCGTGCAAGGCATCTCTAGTTTTGCGAGTGTCTTGGTGGGCGTGTGGATGTTGGTCAAATTGACCTTGTTCGCGGGGGCTTCGTGA